In one Papilio machaon chromosome 15, ilPapMach1.1, whole genome shotgun sequence genomic region, the following are encoded:
- the LOC106720965 gene encoding uncharacterized protein LOC106720965 gives MVIFCALSMKARVGAGRLRISQSLAARDRDSHAHEHMPSLPRNMNYDGCDRIVPIKREEDPDCRDDDDYYRYVPVEVKRHDPQAFAPSSPTHLMDLSNGIERPVLQQAWPTNVIFDSEDRDYQQPQYPPYDQLYMADQRQRQLPRTFYFDDSNSQDRVNGFYENNEAAKIGETSYRASTEERSDDNDEQRRPRKRSSKASRKKTQSFEEMQMQRVMANVRERQRTQSLNEAFASLRQIIPSLPSDKLSKIQTLQLATQYIEFLYQILSSSECTTSEGGSEAGSEHGKYLAQDKLSYAFSVWRMEGEWTNGQT, from the coding sequence ATGGTTATTTTTTGTGCGTTGTCAATGAAGGCACGGGTAGGGGCGGGCCGACTCAGGATCTCTCAGTCCCTAGCCGCACGCGACCGCGACAGCCACGCGCACGAGCACATGCCGAGCCTACCACGAAACATGAATTACGACGGCTGTGATAGAATAGTGCCCATCAAACGCGAGGAGGATCCCGATTGCCGGGATGACGACGATTACTATCGATACGTGCCCGTCGAAGTGAAAAGACACGACCCACAAGCATTCGCGCCATCCTCGCCGACACACCTAATGGATTTGAGCAACGGGATCGAAAGACCGGTGCTCCAGCAGGCTTGGCCCACCAATGTCATATTCGACAGCGAGGACCGAGACTACCAGCAGCCGCAGTACCCGCCGTACGACCAGCTCTACATGGCCGATCAGAGACAAAGACAATTACCTCGGACGTTCTACTTCGACGATTCCAATTCCCAGGATAGAGTGAACGGATTCTACGAAAACAACGAGGCGGCGAAGATCGGGGAAACATCGTACAGGGCATCGACCGAGGAACGGAGCGATGACAACGACGAGCAGAGAAGACCGAGGAAGCGGTCCTCGAAAGCGTCTAGAAAGAAAACGCAGTCGTTCGAGGAGATGCAAATGCAGCGGGTTATGGCGAATGTGAGAGAGCGGCAAAGGACGCAAAGCCTAAACGAGGCGTTCGCCAGTTTGCGGCAAATCATACCATCACTGCCGAGCGACAAGCTGTCCAAGATCCAGACGCTGCAGCTGGCGACGCAGTACATAGAGTTCCTGTACCAGATCCTGTCGAGCAGCGAGTGCACGACGAGCGAGGGCGGCAGCGAGGCGGGCAGCGAGCACGGCAAGTACCTCGCGCAAGACAAGCTCAGCTACGCCTTCTCCGTGTGGCGAATGGAGGGCGAGTGGACAAACGGACAAACGTGA
- the LOC106720932 gene encoding zinc finger and SCAN domain-containing protein 2, with the protein MGDVIIHCPLCCNQTFNSKHDLIEHLTNVLSNLTCPICQDKLETLDHLKEHLTQDECQEVNLQDNTCDKDVICYKHEDNAEIDSQDNIEEIDTANSLSHNGEVETNENSVYVELLDEIKQTPQGQELRLIKDSSDRYMIVTDDVSLLNTGSTVVKQNNDGTISMTVEEPKVEEIDDNQTEVVDNVSDQNNDGLYSCNTCGVSFSSVLEHIQTYHNDQEVVVEEQLDSNMALEYENTDENNIRQIDNDKQTSRRMITDAGVIIETPSETPATSEVRKKKIDKNVPYHRVVIKEMETAIGNKIKFYKCTLCNVHVSVLSEFKNRPCKALRYPCLLCPVAYDNQKSLSAHMKVHKTKPDEVNIVDVPTTFVCNICSTVFPTRKSLKLHKRMHDPVKSRPIEPPVQTLEGNTGSEQKYVCSVCFKLIPEDYREIHENSHVNPTNKVNCDICNKKFQSMQDLKMHMNVHNIDKVFSGKEDTSLPYKCLYCNRKFARPHEKVKHERIHTGEKPHTCEICGKSFRVSYCLTLHMRTHTGARPYTCPQCGKRFKAHSVYNHHLLTHSEVRAYKCPLCPKAFKTSVQLAGHKNSHTKPFSCTQCNRPFASLYAVRLHTEVHLRENILKFSCSLCGASYARAFALKDHIKQAHKDAVDNNLINVKNDWTIRVQDGEADDDLVVIGLDKQLSPEIETDSNAPEMIIP; encoded by the exons ATGGGAGACGTAATAATACATTGTCCTTTATGTTGCAATCAAACCTTTAATTCAAAGCATGATTTAATTGAACACTTAACAAAcgttttatcaaatttaacttGTCCAATTTGCCAAGATAAATTGGAGACGTTAGATCACCTCAAAGAGCATTTGACTCAAGACGAATGTCAAGAAGTAAATTTACAAGACAATACTTGTGATAAAGatgttatttgttacaagCATGAAGACAATGCAGAAATAGATAGCCAag ATAATATAGAAGAGATAGATACAGCAAATTCATTATCTCACAATGGAGAAGTTGAAACTAATGAGAATTCAGTTTATGTGGAGTTATTAGATGAAATAAAGCAAACTCCGCAAGGACAAGAACTAAGGCTCATTAAAGACAGTAGTGATAGATACATGATAGTGACGGATGATGTGTCACTATTGAACACTGGCAGTActgttgtaaaacaaaataatgatggtACAATATCTATGACTGTTGAAG aaccAAAAGTAGAGGAAATTGATGATAATCAAACAGAAGTTGTTGACAATGTGTCTGATCAAAATAATGATGGATTATATTCATGTAACACATGTGGCGTTTCGTTTTCTTCAGTTCTAGAACATATACAAACTTATCATAATGATCAGGAAGTGGTTGTAGAG gaGCAATTAGATAGCAATATGGCACTAGAGTATGAAAATACAGATGAGAATAACATTAGACAGATTGACAATGACAAGCAGACATCGCGACGGATGATTACAGATGCTGGTGTTATTATTGAAACACCCTCTGAGACTCCGGCGACTAGTGAGGTTCGGAAGAAAAAGATTG ataaaaatgTGCCATACCATAGAGTTGTGATAAAAGAAATGGAAACAGCCATAggcaataaaatcaaattttacaaatgcACATTGTGCAATGTTCATGTTTCAGTTTTATCCGAGTTTAAAAATCGTCCTTGTAAAGCTT tgcGATACCCTTGTCTGCTCTGTCCAGTTGCTTATGATAACCAAAAATCACTCAGTGCACATATGAAAGTGCATAAAACAAAGCcag atGAAGTAAATATAGTAGATGTTCCAACAACGTTTGTATGCAATATTTGTTCGACAGTATTCCCGACAAGGAAGTCATTAAAGTTACACAAGCGAATGCATGATCCAGTTAA GTCCCGTCCAATAGAGCCTCCGGTACAGACACTCGAAGGAAATACGGGGAGTGAACAGAAGTATGTTTGTTCGGTTTGCTTCAAACTGATACCTGAAGACTATCGAGAGATACACGAGAACTCGCACGTGAACCCCACCAACAAAGTTAACTGCGACATTTGTAATAAGAAGTTTCAATCGATGCAGGATCTAAAGATGCATAtgaatgtacataatatagaTAAG GTTTTCTCTGGAAAAGAAGATACATCATTACCTTACAAgtgtttatattgtaatagaaAGTTTGCTAGACCACATGAGAAAGTTAAACACGAAAGAATTCATACAg GTGAGAAGCCGCATACTTGTGAGATCTGCGGCAAGTCGTTCCGTGTTTCGTACTGTCTCACACTACACATGCGCACGCACACCGGCGCGCGTCCCTACACCTGCCCACAGTGCGGGAAGAG GTTCAAAGCTCACAGTGTGTACAATCATCACCTCCTAACACATTCAGAAGTGCGGGCGTACAAATGTCCGCTTTGCCCCAAGGCCTTCAAGACGTCCGTTCAACTCGCAGGTCACAAGAACTCACACACGAAACCTTTCTCATGTACGCAGTGTAATCG ACCATTCGCATCCCTGTACGCTGTAAGACTGCATACGGAGGTGCATTTACGAGAGAACATTCTCAAGTTCTCGTGTTCTCTGTGTGGTGCGAGCTACGCGAGGGCTTTCGCGCTAAAAGACCACATCAAGCAAGCGCATAAAGACGCAGTTGATAATAATCTG ATCAATGTGAAAAACGATTGGACGATTCGAGTACAGGACGGCGAAGCAGACGACGACTTGGTTGTTATTGGTCTTGACAAACAATTGTCTCCAGAG aTTGAAACTGATTCGAATGCGCCCGAGATGATAATTCCTTAA
- the LOC106720944 gene encoding transcriptional adapter 3 — MLGKRMHHNSKGRLASKGHDSKPSSPGVSPYNKPAKIPGAVSIGKTKVETCPIPYIRLQDNATTLPRLSAISARPADEPIGIDELDALQLELESLLCSTALRIRYFQGEIESIDTNESKREKKGKAAGKQLQYPVKRKFQDDKLVKTKDYTKLSNQPKVPKFKNFSNASSGGSHNNYSNDANANSDNSMKLELSQFSLPKNNIPYKFWNSVEPYCAPVTLDDIKFLESLLAQSSNTTLPPIPPLGRHYSEVWADEHITEDQNAGNPNKIRPTGMSPEATSLRKKIEKSGENMITGPLTQRLVSALMEENAYEVPDIKVKQQSNIKSSYKNSLTLEKCLRKELVDQGILDPEDLPPLTNPADDEILAEIKKCQTELTAIRKDNCKNLKNLIGLCKQEMIRLNLKKQLDQVDLECIETYKKMVAAKQKKRPITKKEKEDAWKAINEQIRLNKEINALPLTGPNTS, encoded by the coding sequence ATGTTAGGAAAAAGGATGCACCATAACAGCAAGGGACGCTTAGCAAGCAAAGGTCATGATAGTAAGCCTTCCAGTCCCGGTGTTTCTCCATATAATAAACCTGCCAAAATACCCGGAGCAGTGTCGATTGGTAAAACCAAAGTAGAAACCTGCCCTATTCCCTACATCAGACTCCAAGATAATGCAACGACTTTACCCCGATTATCTGCAATTTCTGCTAGACCTGCTGATGAACCGATTGGTATAGATGAACTTGATGCTTTGCAGTTAGAGCTAGAATCATTACTGTGTAGCACAGCATTACGTATAAGATATTTCCAAGGAGAAATTGAAAGTATTGATACAAATGAATCTAAACGGGAGAAGAAAGGTAAAGCTGCAGGTAAACAGCTCCAATATCCtgtgaaaagaaaatttcaaGATGATAAACTAGTTAAAACCAAAGACTATACAAAACTTTCAAATCAACCTAAAGtacctaaatttaaaaatttctctAATGCTTCCTCTGGAGGATCCCACAACAACTATTCAAATGATGCTAATGCCAACTCTGATAATTCAATGAAGCTTGAACTTTCACAGTTCTCATTACCAAAGAATAatattccatacaaattttggaaTTCTGTTGAACCGTATTGTGCACCAGTCACTTTGGATGACATAAAATTTTTGGAATCGCTACTTGCTCAGAGTAGTAACACTACATTACCACCCATTCCACCTTTAGGAAGACACTACTCAGAAGTTTGGGCCGATGAACATATAACAGAAGATCAAAATGCTGGAAACCCAAATAAAATAAGGCCCACTGGAATGTCACCAGAAGCAACAAGTCTaagaaagaaaattgaaaaatctgGAGAGAATATGATTACTGGTCCATTAACACAGAGATTGGTATCTGCTTTAATGGAAGAAAATGCATATGAGGTGCCTGATATAAAAGTAAAGcaacaatcaaatattaaaagtagttACAAAAATTCACTTACTTTAGAAAAATGCCTTCGCAAAGAGCTAGTAGACCAAGGCATACTGGATCCAGAAGATTTGCCTCCTTTAACCAATCCAGCAGATGATGAAATTTTAGCAGAGATCAAGAAGTGTCAAACAGAACTGACAGCTATAAGAAAAGATAActgtaagaatttaaaaaacctgATTGGCCTTTGCAAGCAAGAAATGATCAGATTGAACCTAAAGAAACAGCTTGATCAAGTTGATTTAGAATGCATAGAAACATACAAGAAAATGGTTGCCGCTAAACAAAAGAAGCGCCCCATAActaaaaaggaaaaagaagATGCCTGGAAAGCTATTAATGAACAAATAAGACTTAACAAAGAAATCAATGCATTACCACTTACTGGACCTAATACAAGTTGA